The genomic segment CGTACCTCGTTCACCTCTCATCAGAAGGCGGAACTGGAGGCTCTGTTTAGCCTCACTCAGTTCCCAGATTATGTCACCCAGGAGTTGCTGGCCTCAAAGATTCACTTACAATACACCGTGGTGCAGGTCTGACCCTCTGGAGGGGAGCGTGCTCCCCAGATCCTTCTCCTGCatgcctgctccctccctctcccttctctctgccccatgacCAAATAATCACGACTAATCTTCCCTTTAGGGAGCAAGTGTTAATAACCTGACTCCTGTGCTAGACACGTTCTGTGTTTTCACCCTCAGAAACAGACCCATTGACACAGGAGATAAACGGAGGCTCAGAATGGCAAGGTAGCTTCCCCAGGTTCAAGCCCGCTAAGTTGTAAAGATGGAACTCTCTCTAAGTGTGGAGCACTTGTCCTAAACTGTGCCTTCCACAAAGCCCCAAAGAGAAGAAGGGCCACTGTTTGCTGAGGCTTGTCCCTGGGGCTTGCTCGGTGAGGGTGCAAATAAGAAACCAGCCAGAGGTCTCCAGCTAGAATCACACCAAGGGCATATCAGATCCCTTctggaatgccttttttttttttttaagtttatttatttattttgagagagagagagagagacagagcacacaagcatgggaggggctgagacagggagggagacacagaatccaaagcaggctccaggctctgagctgtcagcacagagcctgacttggggcttgaatgcacaaaccGTTAAGACCATGACCCGAGTcgaaactggatgcttaactgcctgagccatccaaAGGCCCCTGGAATGCTCCTTTTTTTGTGTGGATCCTTCCCAAAGACTACCAAAGACCCTTCCCAAGGACTCTGAGGCCAGACTCCATACTCTATTCTGTCCTCTGAAGTCCTGACCCTTTACCCCACAGAGAGCTCATGGCATATGGCCGctgcctccccactcctgctctgggGTCCAAGCCCTGCCTcgttcccttctctcttcttctttctccatccTCGCCACCCTGGCCACGGGTGAGACACGGCTCCTACCCCGCCTCAGATACAGTGGGcagaagccccctccccccaggaacCTGCTCTCCAAGGAAGATAAAGGATCAATTTCCAGAATCTGTGTCCTCTGTCTTCTCCACAGGTTTGGTTTAAGAACCGCCGGGTTAAATGGAGAAAGAGCATCCAGAAAGACCAAGAAGCCGGgatcccagcccccacccctgcagcccagaggAACAGACCCAGGGCACCCAGACGCCTTTCCCACAGGCGGCCTGTtctccccagagtttctgatggCTCAGGGCCAGGCACCGGGAACCCAGATGGGGCTTCTCCACAGGGTGATCCTGAGCTGGACAGGCTGGTGGCTACAGTCCCCGCCTTGTCCTCCGCCCCTTACGACATAAGCCAGGTCATGGAAGCCTATGGGTGTCTGGAGGAGAGTTCCAACACGTTCAGTTGCCTTTATCAGTATCTCTCCCTGTCTGATGGCTAGCCGGAGCCCCCTGCTTGCTAGCTGGTCCTGTACGGAACCACTCTGCCTCCCTGCATCCTGCTAGCTGGTCCCGATGAAGGCTATCCCTATACCACAGGAGCAGGCTGGAGGTTCCCAAAAGCCGTCAGGATGGTTAAGCCCATAGATTTCAACAGTTACCGCTGTAGGTCACACCGAATTCACAGGGGATCCCTCCACCTTCTCTTCTCACCCCCGTTTCCCTTCGGGTATGCTTCCACACCCAAATGTACGGGTTAGAAACATTCAGTCCTCTGTGTTCTTTTCcctggtaggaaaaaaaaaccctgcggAAACCAGAGCCCTCTGGACCCAATCTGACATGTTAATTTTCCCATAAGAAGAAACTGTCTGCATACTGGGGTGGTCAATTTGCAAATAAAGTTGGGTTTTGCTCCAGATTTTCTGAATCTCCAGTGTTCTTAATCTGTAATGTCGGAATATAATAAACCCGGTCATAGAAGGTTGTGGGGAGTGACCCTTTTCCTAGCAGATTTcagtctgtttttccttctttttaaaaaaaaaaaattttttttaatgtttatttttgagagagagggggagacacagaatccgaagcaggctccaggctccgagctgtcaacacagagcccaacccagggcgcAAACCctcgatccatgagatcatgacctgagccgaagctggacacttaaccgactcagccacccaggcgccccggccatgtaaggtttttaaaaatttacttatttttaattgtggcaaaagcTACATAAAACCATCgcagccatttttaagtgtatggttcAGTATGTTATTTGGTCCCtcacattattgtgcaaccaACTTCCAGACCTCTTTTCATGGTGCAAAATTAAatctctgtccccattaaacagcagccccccatttcccctccccccaacccctggcgCCCACCATTCCACCATCGGTCACCAGGAATATGACAACCCGAGTACCTCACAGAAGTAGAATCATCACGTCCTTGATCTaaaggcttatttcactgagcctTTCCTCCAGCTTCACTCCTGTTATAATATGTgtcacaatttcctttttttttctaaaatttttccagcattttttaattttgtgagagacagagagagacagagcacaagcgggggaggggacagagagacggagacacagaatctgaagcaggctccaggttcccatcagcacagagcccaatgcggggctcgaacccacaaaccatgagatcatgacctgagcccaagttggacacttaaccgactgcaccagccaggtgcccctcaattcccttcctttttaatgaaGGTTTTATGGCTTGTTGATTTTGAGTCATACTTAGA from the Prionailurus viverrinus isolate Anna chromosome E2, UM_Priviv_1.0, whole genome shotgun sequence genome contains:
- the LOC125153179 gene encoding arginine-fifty homeobox-like, whose translation is MADQRAAKPKRRSRERTSFTSHQKAELEALFSLTQFPDYVTQELLASKIHLQYTVVQGDPELDRLVATVPALSSAPYDISQVMEAYGCLEESSNTFSCLYQYLSLSDG